The sequence TTCTGCATCAGCATCATGAAGCCCGCACCCTCTTCACTCAGACGATTGTCCGCGGGCACGCGACAGTCCTCGAAGTGCAGCTCGGCCGTGTCTTGGGACGGCATACCCATCTTGGCCAGCTTCTTTCCCTTGTTGAAGCCCGCCGTACCGGCTTCCACCACGAAGAGGGAGATGCCGCGATGCGCGTTCTTGGGATCCATGTCCGTCTTGGCAGCGACGATCACCAGATCGCAGAGCAGACCATTGCTGATGAAGGTCTTGGAGCCGTTGATCACGTAGTGGTCGCCGTCCCGGACCGCGGTGGTGGCGATGTTGGCGAGGTCCGAGCCCGTTCCCGGCTCGGTCATTGCGATGGCGGTGACGATGTCGCCGTTGGCGCAACCGGGCAGCCAACGCGCCTTCTGTGCGTCAGTGCCAAAAGAGTACAGGTAGGGCACGACGATGTCGGAGTGAAGCGACATGGCGAAACCCGACTCGTACACCCTCGCCAGCTCTTCGATCACGATGAGCGAGTGGAGCAAATCGCCGCCCGGGCCTCCCAGCTCGGGCTCGAGCCAAGGACAGAGAAAGCCGCCTTGGCCGGCTTTCGACCAGGTCTCGCGGTCGACGCTGCCGTTTTCGTTCCAGCGTGCCTGGTTCGGCTTCACCTCGCGCTCGACGAACTGGCGAAAAGACTTGCGGAATAGCTCGTGTTCTTCCGAGAAGATTCTACGTTCCACGCTTCACCTCGCAGGCCGCACGGTACACCCAGCTTCCCTCGAGCTCAAAGGCAGCCGATGCGATCTGCGGTTGGCCAGACTGAGTCGGTTGCGATGACGCGTGCACGGCACTAGCCTGCCCATCGTGAAACGCTTGCTACTGGTCCTCGCGCTCATGCTAGTGGGCTGCCCGGCCAAGGAGGAATCGGCCGCTCCCTCGGCTTCGGCTACAGAGACCGCCAAGTCGTTGATCCCTTTGGCGGTGGGTCAATGGACGCGACACCGCGTGACCCGAGACGATGGCACCCAGTCCACCATTCGCTACCAAGTGGTCGCCGAAGAAGCAGGCGCGTTTTGGGTCGAGGTGGCCAGTGGTGACGGCAGCGGCACCGTGATCCAACTACTGCTGCGGCGAACCGGCGAGGACGCGGAGCTGATGGCCGGGCGCGTGCGCTCGCCGGACGGCCAGATCAAGGAATCCCGAGGCAAGGATTTCGAGACGCACAAAGAGGGCTTTCGCCAGGCGATCAGCGGCACGCTGCTACCCAAGATGGCGGGGCTGCCTCAGAAAGACATCACTGTGCCCGCGGGCACCTTCCAGGGCTGCTTCGAAGAGGTGCGCACCACGACGGTGACGCAGATCACCGCGAAGAACCGTACTTACGTGCACCCCAGCGTGCCGATCACGGGTTTGGTGAAGTCGGAGACCATCGGTGAACAGCACAAGATGGAACTGGAAGCGTTTGGTCTGACCGGCGCCAAGAGCTCCATGTAGCGAGCGGCGCGCCACGGCCATCCCGACCGTGGCGCGGAGGTATCACCTGAACTCACACGCGCAGGCGAGAGCTGCCGGCAGCCGTGTTCTGGCCGATGACGCCGGGCTTTGCTCGGCGCTCCCCGTGGAAGGTGAGACCGGACTGGGCCATCTCCACCAACACCGGAGCCGGGGCGAAGCGTCGCCCGAATTTCTTCTCGTACTTCTCCAGGCGACGCACGATTTCCAGGGCACCGATGGTGTCGACGTAGCGGAAGGGACCGCCGCGGAAGGGAGCGAATCCCAAGCCGAAGATGGCACCGATGTCGCCGTCCCGGGCGCTACGCAGGATTCCCTCGCCAAAGCAAAGCGCCGCTTCGTTCACCATCTGCAGCGCGCAGCGTTCGGCGATCTCGTGACCGGGCAAGTCGGACTTGGGCTCCACTCCGAGCACGGCGTAGACGCTTTCGTCGACCTGCTTCTTGCCCTTCTTCTTGCCGTCGTAGCGATAGAAGCCGCGCTTGTTCTTGCGGCCGAAGCGTTGGTCGGCGACCAGCTTCTCCATGCCGGGGGGGGGGATCAGGCGGTCACCGAAGGCGTCGAGCATGATCTTGCCGACCTTCTCGCCCACGTCGATGCCCACCTCGTCGAGCAGGGTGACAGGCCCGACCGGGAATCCCCAATCCATCAGCGCGCCGTCCAGCTTCTCCACCGGCACGCCCTCGGCCAGCAAGTACGCCGCCTCGTTCATGTACGGAGCGAGAATGCGCGAGGTGTAGAAGCCCACGCCGTCGTTGACGACGATCACGGTCTTCCCCTGCTTTTTGCCGAGCTCCACGCAAGTGGCAGTGACCCATGCCGCCGTCTTCGGCGTCACGATGATCTCCAAGAGCGGCATCTTGTGCACGGGAGAGAAGTAGTGCATGCCCACGACGCGCTCGGGGTGCGTGGCTTCCTCGGCCAAGCGCGTGATGGGAATGCTCGAGGTGTTCGAGGCAAAGATCGCCTGGGGATGACCCTGAGCTTCGATGTCCGCGATCATCTTGCGCTTGAGCCCGACGTCCTCGAACACCGCCTCGATCACGACCTCCGCGTCCTTGAAGCCGCGGTAGTCCGTCGTCGCCGTCACCCGCGCGAGGATCACGTCGCGGTCGTTGCTGGAGATGCGCCGGCGCTTGTGGCGTTCTTGGACGATGTCGCCCACGTACTTCATGCCGGCAGCAAGCCCCTTGTCGTCGCGGTCCTTCATGCGTACCGGCGTTTTGGCCACCGCACTGGTGACGTAGGCGATGCCCGCGCCCATCAAGCCAGCACCTAACATGCCGACCTTGTGCACCGGGCGCGCCTTGATCGAAGGATCGTCGACGCCGCTGTCCTTCTTCAGCTCCGTCGTCGCGAAGAAGATGTTCATCAGCTGCGCGGCTTCGGGACTGACCACCAGCTCGCCAAAAGCTTCCGCTTCGGCGTCGAGCCCTTTGGCCATGCCCTTTTCGAGCCCGACCTTGATCACGTCCAAGATGCGCTCGGGCGCGGGGTAATTGCCACGGGTCTTCGCCAGCAGCTTCTTGCGCGCTTGGTCGAAGAGCACTTTGCGCCCAAGGGCGGTCTCGCCCAAAAACTTGTCGGTGAGCTTCGAGGTGTCGAAGCCCGCTGCCTTTGGTTTGCCCTTGGACTCGGCAAGCGCGAGGGCGCGTTGGCAAGCGACCTCGAGCAAGATCGGTTGAGGTACGACCTCGTCGACCAGCCCGATCTTCTTGGCGCGCTTGGCGTCCAGTTGCTTGCCCGTGAGGACGAGATCGAGCGCCGCCTGAATGCCGACCAACCGCGGAAGGCGCTGTGTGCCGCCTGCGCCGGGCAGGAGTCCGAGCTGTACCTCGGGCAGACCGAGCTTGGTCTTCTTGCTGTCACTGGCGACTCGGCCATGACAGGCCAGCGCCACCTCGAGACCTCCGCCCAAGCAGGCGCCGTGAATGGCGGCGACGACAGGCAATCGAAATGCTTCGAGCCGGTCCATGCCGCGCTGCCCCGCGCGAGAAAGCTCGCGCGCATCGTGGGCCGTGCGCACGGCGCCGAGCATCTTCACGTCGGCGCCGGCAATGAAGGAGTCCGGCTTGCCACTGGTGAACACGACGGCAATCACGTCACTGGACTGGTCCAGCTCTTCGAACACCCGCGAGAACTCCTCGGCGAAGCTCTGCTGCAGGGTATTCATCGACTCGCCGGGCACATCCATGCGCACGACGGCCACGCCGTCGGCACGCTTTTCCACGGAGAGGGTGGAGCTTTGCTTGCCGTTACCGCCGTCGTTCTTCATCGTCGCCATCACTCCGCCTCCAGGACCATTGCCGCACCCAAGCCACCGGCCGCACAGGCCGTGCACAACGCCAGCTCGCCACCCCGCCGCCGCAGCTCGTTCAGGGTCTGGGTGATCTGACGCGCGCCCGTGGCCGCGAAGGGATGACCGATGGAGATGCTTCCACCCGTGGTGTTGAACTTGTCCCAGTTCACTTCGCCGAGCCGCTTGGACCGGCCCAGGTTGGTCTTGGCCCACTCGTCGCTCTCGAAGGCCTGGGTGTTGCTGAGGACTTGCGCCGCAAAGGCCTCGTGCATGTCCACCAAGTCCATGTCCTTCAACTTCACGCCAGCGCGATCCAGCGCCAGTGGCGACGCATGGCTGGGGCCCATCAGCATTTGCCCCGCGGGATCCAACGCCGCAAAGGCGTAGGAACGAATGAAACCGAGCACGTCGAAGCCACCGGCCTTCGCCTTGTCCTCGCTCATCAGCAGCAGCGCGCTGGCACCGTCCGTCAGCGGCGAGCTGTTGCCGGCGGTGATGGTGCCGTGCTTGCGGTCGAAGGCAGGCCTCAGCTTCTCGTAGCTCTCGAGCTGACTGTCTTTGCGCACCAGGTTGTCTTCGGTGCAGGTTTCGTAGCTCGGCGGCACGTACACGTGCATCACTTCCTGCTCGAAGCGCCCATCGGCCCAAGCCGCGGCGGCGAGCGTGTGGCTGCGGTGGGCGAACTCGTCCTGGGCTTTGCGCGTGATGCCGTTTTCCTTGGCCATCTTCTCGGCGCTCTCTCCCATCGTCAGCCCGGTGCTGGGCTCCTTCAGGGCTGGGGGCACCGGCATGAGATCCTTCGGGCTCAACTTGCTGAAGGCCTTGAGGCGTTCTCCGAAGCTGCGCGCGCGGGAGGCGGCGATCAGTGCTTCCGCGAGTTTCTTGCTGACCGCAATGGGTACGTCACTCGCGCTGTCGGCGCCACCGGCCACGCCGCAGTCGATGGTGCCGGCCAAGATGGCTTCCGCAACGTTGACTGCGGATTGGTAGCTGGTCGCGCAAGCGCGCGATACGCTGTAGGCCTCGATGCTGCGCGGCATGCCCGTTGCCAGCACGACCTCACGAGCGATGTTCGGCGCAGAAAGCGAGGGGACGACCTGGCCGTACACCAGCTGCTGCACCTCTTCTGGCGAGACGTTGCTGCGCTGAAGAAGCTCCGCCACCACTACCTTGCCTAGGTCCAGGGCGGACAGGTTCTTGTAGGCGCTCGACGCCTTCACGAACGGAGTTCTCAGCCCTGCCACCACCGCGACGCGGCGACCATTCTTCTTACCCATGCGACTTGGCTCCCTTCGGCGCGCCGCGCTCGGGGCACGCTTCAATGCTGGACGCGGGGCGCTCCCCCGCGGAGTCATTGGTTAAGCACCATGACGCGGCGTGTCAAGCGCGGGGTCCTCCGCGCTGCCATGCCAGCGAAACCACGGATGAATCACGGCCTGCATCACAGGTGGGCGCAGCGGCCTGCGCCGTCGAGGCGCGATTGCGGATGAAGCTGCGCGACCGGCTCTCGCCGACTCGACGCGACCGGCTCTCGCCGACTCGACGCGACCGGCTCTCGCCGACTCGACGCGACCGGCTCTCGCCGACTCGACGCAACTGACTCAGGTCGACTCGGTGCGTACGACTGGCCGACTCGCGCGATCGATTCGACGCGACCGGCTCTTGGTGACTCGACGCGAGCGATTCACGCCAGCTCGACGGCCGACTGGCTCAGGCGCTCGGGACGAACCGATCGCGGCCCGCTCTTGGTGG comes from Polyangiaceae bacterium and encodes:
- a CDS encoding acyl-CoA dehydrogenase family protein, giving the protein MERRIFSEEHELFRKSFRQFVEREVKPNQARWNENGSVDRETWSKAGQGGFLCPWLEPELGGPGGDLLHSLIVIEELARVYESGFAMSLHSDIVVPYLYSFGTDAQKARWLPGCANGDIVTAIAMTEPGTGSDLANIATTAVRDGDHYVINGSKTFISNGLLCDLVIVAAKTDMDPKNAHRGISLFVVEAGTAGFNKGKKLAKMGMPSQDTAELHFEDCRVPADNRLSEEGAGFMMLMQKLAQERLVVAAASQAGAEQVLADTLVYVQERRAFGKPIGSFQNTKFKLAECAADVEVGRAFLDRLFSEHLQNPNLVKECSMAKLWQTEMLSRVVDTCLQFFGGYGYMLEYPVTRAYMDARVSRIYAGTNEIMKIIIAKQLGL
- the fadJ gene encoding fatty acid oxidation complex subunit alpha FadJ → MATMKNDGGNGKQSSTLSVEKRADGVAVVRMDVPGESMNTLQQSFAEEFSRVFEELDQSSDVIAVVFTSGKPDSFIAGADVKMLGAVRTAHDARELSRAGQRGMDRLEAFRLPVVAAIHGACLGGGLEVALACHGRVASDSKKTKLGLPEVQLGLLPGAGGTQRLPRLVGIQAALDLVLTGKQLDAKRAKKIGLVDEVVPQPILLEVACQRALALAESKGKPKAAGFDTSKLTDKFLGETALGRKVLFDQARKKLLAKTRGNYPAPERILDVIKVGLEKGMAKGLDAEAEAFGELVVSPEAAQLMNIFFATTELKKDSGVDDPSIKARPVHKVGMLGAGLMGAGIAYVTSAVAKTPVRMKDRDDKGLAAGMKYVGDIVQERHKRRRISSNDRDVILARVTATTDYRGFKDAEVVIEAVFEDVGLKRKMIADIEAQGHPQAIFASNTSSIPITRLAEEATHPERVVGMHYFSPVHKMPLLEIIVTPKTAAWVTATCVELGKKQGKTVIVVNDGVGFYTSRILAPYMNEAAYLLAEGVPVEKLDGALMDWGFPVGPVTLLDEVGIDVGEKVGKIMLDAFGDRLIPPPGMEKLVADQRFGRKNKRGFYRYDGKKKGKKQVDESVYAVLGVEPKSDLPGHEIAERCALQMVNEAALCFGEGILRSARDGDIGAIFGLGFAPFRGGPFRYVDTIGALEIVRRLEKYEKKFGRRFAPAPVLVEMAQSGLTFHGERRAKPGVIGQNTAAGSSRLRV
- the fadI gene encoding acetyl-CoA C-acyltransferase FadI, with the protein product MGKKNGRRVAVVAGLRTPFVKASSAYKNLSALDLGKVVVAELLQRSNVSPEEVQQLVYGQVVPSLSAPNIAREVVLATGMPRSIEAYSVSRACATSYQSAVNVAEAILAGTIDCGVAGGADSASDVPIAVSKKLAEALIAASRARSFGERLKAFSKLSPKDLMPVPPALKEPSTGLTMGESAEKMAKENGITRKAQDEFAHRSHTLAAAAWADGRFEQEVMHVYVPPSYETCTEDNLVRKDSQLESYEKLRPAFDRKHGTITAGNSSPLTDGASALLLMSEDKAKAGGFDVLGFIRSYAFAALDPAGQMLMGPSHASPLALDRAGVKLKDMDLVDMHEAFAAQVLSNTQAFESDEWAKTNLGRSKRLGEVNWDKFNTTGGSISIGHPFAATGARQITQTLNELRRRGGELALCTACAAGGLGAAMVLEAE